A genomic window from Diorhabda sublineata isolate icDioSubl1.1 chromosome 8, icDioSubl1.1, whole genome shotgun sequence includes:
- the LOC130448025 gene encoding alpha-amylase-like yields the protein MQLMPLLLVVICCGSIPTALGQKDNHFASGRNTIVHLFEWHWDAIAAECENFLGPNGFAGVQVSPPNENSVIGDRPWWERYQPVSYAINTRSGDESSFANMVQRCNNAGVRIYVDAVFNHMSATSGSGTAGNTCDIGSLSYPAVPFGSGDFHSSCDINNYQDANNIRNCWLSGLPDLDQSKDYVRQKIVEFLNHCVDLGVTGFRVDAAKHMWPADLQAIYGSVKDLTGGGRPFFYQEVIDMGGEAVSRDEYTGFGDVLEFRFGNELGRAFQGQNPLHYLETWGTTWGLLDGSEAVVFIDNHDTQRGDNGNILTYKNSKPYKMAIAFMLAHPYGVTTRIMSSYYFDGHDQGPPGEQPGFNDDGSCTNGWVCEHRWRQIYNMVAFRNVVEGTSLTNWWSDQNQQIAFGRGDKGFVAFTLQGDINQSLQTSLPAGTYCDVITGNLENGSCTGKSVSVDGSGMASISLSSNDDDGVLAIHVNAKL from the exons atgcaGTTAATGCCATTACTGCTAGTTGTTATTTGTTGTGGCAGTATTCCTACTGCCCTAGGTCAGAAGGATAATCATTTCGCTTCTGGTAGGAACACAATCGTTCATCTGTTCGAATGGCATTGGGATGCGATCGCTGCCGAATGCGAAAATTTCCTGGGGCCCAATGGATTTGCTGGAGTACAg GTATCACCACCGAATGAAAACTCCGTTATAGGAGATCGACCATGGTGGGAGAGGTACCAACCGGTGAGTTACGCTATAAACACCCGATCCGGAGACGAATCCTCATTCGCCAATATGGTGCAACGTTGCAATAACGCCGGAGTGAG aatCTACGTAGACGCTGTATTCAATCACATGTCGGCGACATCCGGTAGCGGTACGGCGGGAAATACATGCGATATAGGATCGTTGTCTTATCCTGCGGTGCCGTTCGGTTCGGGCGATTTCCATTCGAGTTGCgacataaataattatcaagaCGCCAACAATATCAGAAACTGTTGGTTGAGCGGTCTGCCGGATTTGGATCAA AGCAAGGATTACGTCCGTCAGAAGATCGTGGAATTTTTGAACCATTGTGTGGATTTGGGGGTGACGGGATTCAGAGTCGACGCGGCTAAGCATATGTGGCCGGCGGATTTACAAGCCATCTACGGTAGCGTCAAGGATCTAACGGGAGGCGGAAGACCTTTCTTTTACCAAGAGGTCATCGATATGGGTGGCGAGGCCGTTTCCAGAGACGAATATACCGGATTCGGGGACGTGTTGGAATTTAGGTTCGGTAACGAATTGGGAAGGGCTTTTCAAGGTCAAAATCCGTTGCATTATTTGGAAACTTGGGGGACGACGTGGGGATTGTTGGACGGATCCGAGGCGGTCGTTTTTATAGATAATCACGATACGCAAAGGGGCGATAACGGCAATATTTTAACGTATAAAAATTCTAAACCGTACAAGATGGCGATCGCTTTCATGTTGGCGCATCCTTATGGGGTGACTACTAGGATTATGTCGAGTTATTACTTCGACGGTCATGATCAGg GTCCGCCGGGTGAACAGCCTGGTTTCAACGATGACGGTAGTTGTACCAACGGTTGGGTTTGTGAACATCGCTGGAGGCAAATATACAATATGGTGGCGTTTAGGAACGTCGTTGAGGGGACGAGTTTGACCAATTGGTGGAGCGATCAAAATCAACAGATAGCTTTCGGTAGGGGGGACAAAGGTTTCGTTGCTTTTACCTTGCAGGGGGATATCAATCAAAGTTTGCAAACTTCCTTACCGGCTGGTACTTATTGTGACGTTATTACCGGTAATTTGGAAAACGGTTCTTGTACAGGGAAGAGTGTTAGTGTCGACGGGAGCGGTATGGCTTCCATTTCTTTGTCTTCGAACGATGACGATGGGGTTTTGGCTATACACGTAAACGCCAAACTTTAA